One segment of Amycolatopsis alba DSM 44262 DNA contains the following:
- a CDS encoding DUF1707 domain-containing protein: MSQQPDPEEMRVGTAEREEAARLLADHYSQGRITPDEYEGRVLAAYEAATIGELRPLFQDLPAPHPAYLGRPRFEPPPVVPAYQQQAVLVPYSPKSKVAAGVLQIVLPFGIGRFYTGHVGIALAQLAVVVFTCGIGVVWPIVDGIVLLANGGTDAQGRRLHD, from the coding sequence ATGTCCCAGCAACCGGACCCGGAGGAGATGCGCGTCGGCACCGCCGAGCGCGAAGAGGCGGCGCGTCTGCTCGCCGACCACTACAGCCAGGGGAGGATCACGCCGGACGAATACGAGGGCCGGGTCCTAGCCGCGTACGAGGCGGCGACAATCGGCGAACTCCGGCCGCTGTTCCAAGACCTGCCCGCGCCGCATCCGGCGTACCTGGGACGGCCGCGGTTCGAGCCGCCGCCGGTCGTCCCCGCCTACCAGCAGCAGGCCGTGCTCGTGCCGTACTCGCCGAAGTCGAAGGTCGCCGCCGGGGTGCTGCAGATCGTGCTGCCGTTCGGGATCGGGCGCTTCTACACCGGCCATGTCGGGATCGCGCTCGCCCAGCTGGCGGTCGTGGTGTTCACCTGCGGCATCGGGGTGGTCTGGCCGATCGTCGACGGGATCGTGCTGCTGGCGAACGGCGGCACCGACGCGCAAGGCCGCCGTCTGCACGACTAG
- a CDS encoding segregation and condensation protein A codes for MDDPAAAAPSGPEPVERTEADETPAVHETVHGGMVPEGLASEELSTSKFKVNLANFQGPFDLLLQLISQHQLDVTEVALHRVTDDFIAYTRALGTDWNLDETTEFLVIAATLLDLKAARLLPAAEVESEDDLALLEARDLLFARVLQYRAYKQVAALFGELEAGALRRYPRSVALEDRFMGLLPEVMLGVDVGKFSEIAVAVFKPKPPPTVSIAHIHMGRVSVREHAALLRLKLAERGEATFSELVEDCEHTVEIVARFLALLELYRESSVQFEQLEALAELHVRWTGGSVAEASVAAEHDRAAVEDEEYG; via the coding sequence ATGGACGACCCGGCCGCGGCTGCTCCCAGCGGCCCGGAGCCGGTCGAGCGGACAGAAGCAGACGAGACCCCCGCCGTGCACGAGACCGTGCACGGCGGGATGGTCCCCGAAGGACTGGCCAGTGAAGAGCTGAGCACGTCCAAGTTCAAGGTGAACCTGGCGAACTTCCAGGGCCCCTTCGACCTGCTGCTCCAGCTGATCTCGCAGCACCAGCTCGACGTCACCGAAGTCGCGCTGCACCGGGTCACGGACGATTTCATCGCCTACACCCGCGCGCTCGGCACGGACTGGAACCTCGACGAGACGACCGAGTTCCTGGTCATCGCGGCGACCCTGCTCGACCTCAAGGCGGCACGGCTGCTGCCCGCCGCCGAGGTGGAGAGCGAAGACGACCTCGCCCTGCTCGAAGCACGGGACCTGCTGTTCGCGCGCGTACTGCAGTACCGGGCGTACAAGCAGGTCGCGGCGCTGTTCGGCGAGCTGGAGGCAGGCGCGCTGCGGCGCTACCCGCGTTCGGTCGCGCTCGAAGACCGGTTCATGGGGTTGCTGCCCGAGGTGATGCTCGGCGTCGACGTGGGGAAGTTCTCCGAGATCGCGGTCGCGGTCTTCAAGCCGAAGCCGCCGCCGACGGTGTCGATCGCGCACATCCACATGGGCCGGGTCTCGGTGCGCGAACACGCCGCGCTGCTGCGGCTCAAGCTCGCGGAACGGGGCGAAGCGACCTTCAGCGAGCTCGTCGAGGACTGCGAGCACACCGTCGAGATCGTGGCGCGGTTCCTCGCGCTGCTGGAGCTGTACCGGGAGTCTTCGGTCCAGTTCGAGCAGCTGGAGGCGCTCGCCGAACTGCATGTGCGCTGGACCGGCGGGTCCGTGGCGGAGGCGTCGGTGGCGGCCGAACACGACCGCGCCGCCGTCGAGGACGAGGAGTACGGGTGA
- a CDS encoding pseudouridine synthase has product MTSDPHPDGIRLQKVLSQAGVASRRAAEDLIVRGRVSVDGKVVTELGRRVDPDNSVIHVDGTRVQVREDLVYLVLNKPKGVHSTMSDDRGRPCVGDYLRGRWEETPGIVHVGRLDENTEGLLLMTNDGDLGHRLMHPSFQVLKTYFAEVEGIVPRGLGKELRAGFELPDGIIKVDQFRVKDMLAGRTQIELVIHEGRKHIVRRLMAATGHPVRKLVRTALADVQLGNQRSGSVRRLNRGEVGSLYRAVDL; this is encoded by the coding sequence ATGACATCTGACCCGCATCCCGACGGCATTCGGCTGCAGAAGGTCCTTTCGCAGGCAGGCGTCGCCTCGCGGCGCGCGGCCGAGGACCTGATCGTGCGTGGTCGCGTGAGCGTGGACGGCAAGGTGGTCACCGAACTCGGCCGCCGGGTCGATCCGGACAACTCCGTGATCCACGTCGACGGCACCCGCGTCCAGGTCCGCGAGGACCTCGTCTACCTCGTGCTGAACAAGCCCAAGGGCGTGCACAGCACGATGAGTGACGACCGCGGCCGCCCGTGCGTCGGCGACTACCTGCGCGGCCGGTGGGAGGAGACTCCCGGAATCGTGCACGTCGGCAGGCTCGACGAGAACACCGAAGGTCTCCTGCTGATGACCAACGACGGCGACCTCGGCCACCGGCTGATGCACCCCTCGTTCCAGGTGCTGAAGACCTACTTCGCCGAGGTCGAGGGCATCGTTCCGCGGGGCCTCGGCAAGGAACTGCGCGCCGGGTTCGAGCTGCCGGACGGCATCATCAAGGTCGACCAGTTCCGGGTCAAGGACATGCTGGCCGGGCGGACCCAGATCGAACTGGTCATCCACGAGGGCCGCAAGCACATCGTGCGGCGGCTGATGGCGGCCACCGGGCATCCGGTGCGCAAACTGGTCCGGACCGCGCTCGCCGACGTCCAGCTCGGCAACCAGCGGTCGGGCTCGGTCCGGCGGCTGAACCGGGGAGAGGTCGGCTCGCTCTACCGCGCCGTCGATCTCTAA
- the scpB gene encoding SMC-Scp complex subunit ScpB, which translates to MSPEETEKTEETPVEPEETSEPDAPVAEPPADEGLVAAGDGDYPDVTSDEVLEAALEALLLVVDSPINEESLAETVGQPESRVTVALRTMSQKFTDRSSGIDLRRVGEGWRFYTRDVYAPFVEKLLLDGQRSKLTRAALESLAVIAYRQPVTRARVAAVRGVNVDGVIRTLLARGLIEEMGTDPETTGTLYVTTELFLERLGLSSLADLPPIAPLLPEVDTIDDI; encoded by the coding sequence GTGAGCCCCGAAGAGACCGAGAAGACCGAAGAGACCCCGGTGGAGCCCGAAGAGACTTCGGAGCCCGACGCGCCTGTCGCCGAGCCGCCCGCTGACGAAGGGCTTGTGGCGGCCGGTGACGGCGACTACCCCGACGTCACCTCCGACGAGGTGCTCGAAGCGGCACTCGAGGCGTTGCTGCTGGTCGTCGACTCGCCGATCAACGAGGAATCGCTCGCCGAGACCGTCGGTCAGCCCGAGTCGCGGGTGACCGTGGCGCTGCGCACGATGTCGCAGAAGTTCACGGACCGGTCCAGCGGAATCGACCTGCGCCGAGTCGGCGAAGGGTGGCGGTTCTACACTAGGGACGTCTATGCCCCGTTCGTGGAGAAGCTTCTGCTCGACGGCCAGCGTTCCAAGCTGACGCGAGCCGCACTGGAGAGCCTCGCCGTGATCGCCTATCGGCAGCCGGTGACCAGGGCCAGGGTCGCCGCCGTCCGAGGGGTGAACGTGGACGGGGTGATCAGGACGCTGCTGGCACGCGGCCTGATCGAGGAGATGGGGACCGACCCCGAAACCACTGGCACGCTGTACGTGACGACCGAGCTGTTCCTGGAGCGACTGGGCCTCTCGTCCTTGGCCGACCTTCCGCCCATCGCTCCGTTGCTACCCGAAGTGGACACCATCGATGACATCTGA
- a CDS encoding Xaa-Pro dipeptidyl-peptidase, protein MLAGILAVAAAVVAAPQSAAKPRGSEPVYDFAQAVRETAWVDIGLDGDGDGRSDRVAADIIRPKEPAAQGTKVPVIMDASPYYSCCGRGNESELKTYDPSGRPVGFPLYYDNFFVPRGYAVVLVDLAGTNKSRGCTDIGGPSDINSARKVVDWLNGRANGYTTATGSARTNASWSTGAVGMIGKSYDGTVANGVAATGVDGLKTIVPIGAISSWYDYYRSDGASLRQGSPAGLAQTVSQRNGGQNCGAANQKLTAGATSNGDYNAFWLDRDYVQSASKVKASVLASHGLGDLNVKTINFGQWWEALNVERKVWLTQAGHVDPFDYRRSAWVDTLHKWFDHYLLGVDNGIEKTPGASVEREPDVWVDQAAWPAGNAVTLRPASGSTPGVGTLGTTAGTGTASFTDSSGQTSNSWAARPTETASGRVLFSTGALAKDLQVSGTAKVTVTATPSTSTARLSAILVDYGPATIRNYTGPKEGIKNELTQSCWGSSATGNDACYLNTSTDAVSVGLNVISRGWADLANYRSLSQESPLTPGQPYTMTFRLASTDHVVPQGHQLALIIGGTDGSFISGPSQYPKITVDLGKTSLALPVVGSGPSAVPAALPVAPAQIAPATVSGLERG, encoded by the coding sequence GTGCTGGCAGGGATTTTGGCGGTCGCCGCGGCCGTGGTCGCGGCGCCGCAGTCCGCGGCGAAACCGCGGGGCAGCGAACCGGTCTACGACTTCGCCCAGGCCGTCCGCGAGACGGCCTGGGTCGACATCGGCCTCGACGGGGATGGCGACGGCCGCTCCGACCGGGTCGCCGCCGACATCATCCGCCCGAAGGAACCGGCGGCGCAGGGCACGAAGGTCCCGGTCATCATGGACGCGAGCCCGTACTACTCGTGCTGCGGGCGGGGCAACGAGAGCGAGCTCAAGACCTACGACCCGTCGGGCAGGCCGGTCGGGTTCCCGCTCTACTACGACAACTTCTTCGTGCCCCGCGGCTACGCCGTGGTACTGGTGGATCTGGCCGGTACCAACAAGTCCCGCGGTTGCACCGACATCGGCGGGCCCTCGGACATCAACTCGGCGCGCAAGGTCGTCGACTGGCTCAACGGCCGGGCGAACGGCTACACGACCGCGACCGGTTCGGCCAGGACGAACGCGTCCTGGTCGACGGGCGCGGTCGGCATGATCGGGAAGTCCTACGACGGCACGGTGGCCAACGGTGTCGCCGCGACCGGCGTCGACGGGCTCAAGACCATCGTGCCGATCGGCGCCATCAGCTCCTGGTACGACTACTACCGCTCCGACGGCGCGAGCCTGCGCCAGGGCAGCCCGGCGGGGCTGGCACAGACCGTGTCCCAGCGCAACGGCGGGCAGAACTGCGGCGCGGCGAACCAGAAGCTCACCGCGGGCGCGACCTCGAACGGCGACTACAACGCGTTCTGGCTCGACAGGGACTACGTACAGAGCGCCTCGAAGGTGAAGGCCAGTGTGCTCGCTTCGCACGGCCTGGGTGACCTGAACGTCAAGACGATCAACTTCGGGCAGTGGTGGGAAGCGCTCAACGTCGAGCGCAAGGTGTGGCTGACGCAGGCCGGCCACGTCGATCCGTTCGACTACCGGCGGTCCGCTTGGGTCGACACCCTGCACAAGTGGTTCGACCACTACCTGCTCGGCGTCGACAACGGCATCGAGAAGACCCCCGGCGCGAGCGTGGAACGCGAGCCCGACGTCTGGGTGGACCAGGCCGCGTGGCCCGCGGGGAACGCCGTCACCCTGCGTCCCGCGTCCGGCAGCACTCCGGGTGTCGGCACGCTCGGGACGACCGCGGGAACGGGGACGGCGTCGTTCACGGACTCCTCGGGTCAGACGTCGAACAGCTGGGCCGCGAGGCCAACGGAGACCGCGAGCGGACGCGTGCTGTTCAGCACCGGCGCGCTCGCGAAGGACCTCCAGGTGTCCGGGACGGCGAAGGTGACCGTGACCGCGACGCCGTCGACCTCCACGGCGCGGCTTTCGGCGATCCTGGTGGACTACGGCCCGGCGACCATCCGGAACTACACCGGGCCCAAGGAAGGCATCAAGAACGAGCTGACGCAGTCGTGCTGGGGTTCGAGCGCGACGGGCAACGACGCCTGCTACCTGAACACGAGCACTGACGCGGTCTCGGTGGGACTGAACGTCATCAGCCGCGGCTGGGCGGATCTGGCCAACTACCGTTCGCTGAGCCAGGAGTCGCCGCTGACGCCGGGGCAGCCGTACACCATGACGTTCCGGCTGGCGAGTACGGATCACGTTGTCCCGCAAGGACATCAGCTCGCGCTGATCATCGGCGGGACGGACGGCTCGTTCATCTCGGGGCCGTCGCAGTACCCGAAGATCACGGTGGACCTCGGCAAGACCTCGCTGGCGCTGCCGGTCGTGGGCTCGGGTCCGTCGGCCGTTCCGGCGGCGCTTCCGGTGGCTCCGGCGCAGATCGCTCCGGCGACCGTCTCAGGCCTGGAACGCGGCTAA
- the xerD gene encoding site-specific tyrosine recombinase XerD has translation MVAAYLDHLVVERGTARNTLDSYSRDLRRYTAYLGGADVERFTDVTPAHVTSFGAALREGDDDHQPLAASSAARALVAVRGLHKFAHADGITENDPAREVRPPAAAKRLPKALPVDDVLRLLETPPPEGERPLRDRALLELLYSTGARISEAVGLDVDDIDDAERTVLLDGKGGKQRIVPIGRPALEAVHAYLVRARPALAAGGRGTPAMFLNARGSRLSRQSAWQVLKDTAESAGITAGVSPHTLRHSFATHLLEGGADVRVVQELLGHASVTTTQVYTLVTVTTLREVYATAHPRALG, from the coding sequence GTGGTCGCCGCGTACCTCGACCATCTGGTGGTCGAACGCGGAACCGCGCGGAACACCCTCGACAGCTATTCCCGTGACCTGCGGCGGTACACCGCGTATCTCGGCGGCGCCGACGTCGAGCGCTTCACCGATGTCACCCCGGCGCACGTCACCTCGTTCGGCGCCGCGTTGCGTGAGGGCGACGACGACCATCAGCCGCTGGCCGCGTCCTCGGCGGCCCGTGCGCTGGTCGCGGTGCGCGGGCTGCACAAGTTCGCGCACGCCGACGGCATCACCGAGAACGACCCGGCCCGCGAGGTCCGCCCGCCCGCGGCGGCCAAGCGGCTGCCCAAGGCGCTGCCGGTGGACGACGTGCTGAGACTGCTGGAAACCCCGCCGCCCGAGGGCGAACGGCCGCTGCGGGACCGGGCGCTGCTCGAACTGCTCTACTCCACCGGCGCTCGGATCTCCGAGGCCGTCGGGCTCGACGTCGACGACATCGACGACGCCGAACGGACCGTGCTGCTCGACGGCAAGGGTGGCAAGCAGCGCATCGTGCCGATCGGCCGTCCCGCGCTCGAAGCGGTGCACGCGTACCTCGTCCGCGCGCGGCCGGCGCTCGCCGCGGGCGGACGGGGGACACCGGCGATGTTCCTGAACGCCCGCGGCTCCAGGCTTTCCCGGCAGAGCGCGTGGCAGGTTCTCAAGGACACCGCGGAATCCGCGGGCATCACGGCAGGCGTCTCCCCGCATACGTTGCGCCACTCCTTCGCCACGCATCTGCTCGAAGGCGGCGCCGACGTCCGTGTCGTGCAGGAACTGCTCGGCCACGCTTCGGTGACCACCACCCAGGTGTACACGCTGGTCACGGTCACCACGCTCCGCGAGGTCTACGCGACAGCACATCCCCGCGCGCTCGGCTAA
- a CDS encoding NUDIX domain-containing protein, translating into MTEPGKHEFTVASTRDVHIGRVVGLRVDEVVMPGGGTARREVVEHLGAVAVLALDEDGAVTLIHQYRHPIGRRLWELPAGLIDKAGEDPVGAAKRELVEEVGLSAGRWETLVDVAASPGFTDEVVRVYLARELSEVDREVLGEEEADLVMRKFPLAEAVRMALAGELVNGATVGGVLAAHAVLTGAASTRPSDAPWEDRPTKFASRGL; encoded by the coding sequence GTGACCGAGCCAGGCAAGCACGAGTTCACCGTCGCGTCCACAAGGGACGTCCACATCGGACGCGTCGTGGGCTTGCGGGTCGACGAGGTCGTGATGCCCGGCGGCGGCACCGCTCGCCGTGAGGTCGTCGAGCACCTCGGCGCCGTCGCCGTCCTGGCGCTCGACGAGGACGGTGCGGTGACGCTGATCCACCAGTACCGTCACCCGATCGGGCGGCGGCTGTGGGAACTGCCCGCCGGGCTGATCGACAAGGCGGGGGAGGACCCCGTCGGCGCGGCCAAACGCGAGCTGGTCGAAGAGGTCGGGCTCAGCGCCGGGCGCTGGGAGACCCTGGTCGACGTCGCGGCGTCGCCCGGCTTCACCGACGAGGTCGTCCGCGTCTACCTCGCCCGCGAACTGTCCGAAGTGGACAGGGAGGTTCTCGGCGAGGAGGAGGCCGACCTCGTCATGCGGAAGTTCCCGCTCGCCGAGGCGGTCCGGATGGCGCTGGCCGGTGAGCTGGTGAACGGGGCGACCGTCGGCGGTGTGCTCGCCGCGCACGCGGTGCTCACGGGAGCTGCTTCGACGCGGCCTTCGGACGCTCCTTGGGAGGACAGGCCGACGAAGTTCGCTTCGCGCGGCCTCTAG
- the aroA gene encoding 3-phosphoshikimate 1-carboxyvinyltransferase translates to MTDAHDTWTAPVAEGPLDADIRVPGSKSITNRAYVLAALASAPTRVRTPLDSRDARLMLGAIYALGAHSQGSIGGYLVHPLGPGRVHPDETVRVELGNAGTVARFTPALAALGTGPALFDGDEAIRRRPIGPLLKALRGLGARIDDDRREAPPFTVYGEGGLRGGKVDLDSSASSQFLSALLLAGPSFQQGVTVRLVGGAVPSEPHIAMTTEMLRRFGATVDREGAEFHVAPTRLSCPEYIVEPDLSTAAPFVAAAVATGGTVRIAGWPQRTTQPGDWLRSLLPVLGATAELDAGGLTVTGSGTIPGVELDLHDVGELTPVIAALLCFAEGPSIISGVAHLRGHETDRLTALATELSSLGADVRETEDGLRITPAPLHGGKFHTYDDHRLVMAAAVLGLRVEGLEVENPGTVGKTFPEFAEAWTSMLG, encoded by the coding sequence GTGACAGACGCGCACGACACCTGGACCGCACCGGTCGCGGAAGGCCCGCTGGACGCCGACATCCGCGTCCCCGGTTCGAAGTCGATCACCAACCGGGCCTATGTCCTCGCCGCGCTCGCCAGCGCGCCGACGCGGGTGCGGACCCCGCTCGACTCCCGTGACGCGCGGCTGATGCTCGGCGCCATCTACGCCCTCGGCGCGCACTCGCAGGGCAGCATCGGCGGCTACCTCGTGCACCCGCTCGGTCCCGGCCGCGTCCATCCCGACGAGACCGTCCGGGTGGAACTCGGCAACGCGGGCACGGTCGCCCGGTTCACCCCCGCGCTCGCCGCGCTGGGCACCGGCCCGGCACTGTTCGACGGCGACGAGGCCATCCGCCGTCGTCCGATCGGGCCGCTGCTGAAGGCGCTGCGCGGTCTCGGCGCCCGCATCGACGACGACCGCCGCGAGGCGCCACCGTTCACCGTCTACGGCGAAGGCGGCCTGCGTGGCGGCAAGGTCGATCTGGACTCCTCCGCGTCGAGCCAGTTCCTGTCCGCGCTGCTGCTCGCGGGCCCGTCGTTCCAGCAGGGCGTCACCGTGCGCCTGGTCGGCGGCGCGGTGCCGAGCGAGCCGCATATCGCGATGACCACCGAGATGCTCCGCCGCTTCGGGGCCACTGTGGACCGCGAGGGCGCCGAATTCCACGTCGCCCCGACGAGGCTCTCCTGCCCCGAGTACATCGTCGAGCCGGATCTCTCGACGGCGGCACCGTTCGTCGCCGCGGCGGTCGCGACCGGCGGCACGGTCCGGATCGCGGGCTGGCCGCAGCGGACGACCCAGCCTGGCGACTGGCTCCGCAGCCTGCTGCCCGTCCTCGGCGCGACGGCCGAACTCGACGCGGGCGGCCTGACGGTCACCGGCAGCGGCACGATTCCCGGCGTCGAACTGGATCTGCACGACGTCGGCGAGCTGACGCCGGTGATCGCGGCGCTGCTCTGCTTCGCCGAGGGACCGTCGATCATCTCCGGGGTGGCACATCTGCGCGGTCACGAGACCGACCGCCTGACCGCGCTCGCCACCGAACTGTCGTCGCTCGGCGCCGACGTCCGCGAGACCGAAGACGGGCTGCGGATCACGCCGGCGCCGCTGCACGGCGGGAAGTTCCACACCTACGACGATCACCGGCTGGTGATGGCGGCCGCCGTCCTGGGGCTGCGCGTCGAAGGGCTCGAAGTGGAGAATCCGGGGACGGTCGGGAAGACCTTCCCCGAATTCGCCGAAGCCTGGACCTCGATGCTCGGCTAG
- a CDS encoding ParA family protein, whose protein sequence is MTIATPAEHDGDEPSEDTISSRGRKAKRAKETKQQEREREGIGPTGRPLREIPEPRPLERHGPALVMAMCNQKGGVGKTTSTINLGAALAECGRRVLLVDFDPQGALSVGLGIQPHELDQTVYNVIMERSVSITDVIRKTRVDGVDLLPSNIDLSAAEVQLVAEVGREHTLLRVLRPVMNDYDYVLVDCQPSLGLLTVNALTAADGVIIPLECEFFSLRGVALLIDTIEKVQERLNPKLDITGILATMYDPRTLHSKEVMARVVEAFGDTVFDTVINRTVRFPETTVAGEPITTWAPKSAGAAAYRALAREVIAR, encoded by the coding sequence GTGACCATCGCAACCCCCGCCGAACACGACGGCGACGAACCGTCGGAGGACACGATCTCTTCCCGTGGCCGCAAGGCCAAACGCGCCAAAGAAACGAAGCAGCAGGAACGCGAAAGGGAAGGCATCGGCCCGACCGGCCGCCCGCTGCGCGAGATCCCCGAACCGCGGCCGCTGGAGCGGCACGGTCCCGCACTGGTGATGGCCATGTGCAACCAGAAGGGCGGGGTCGGCAAGACCACCTCGACCATCAACCTCGGCGCGGCGCTGGCCGAATGCGGCCGCCGGGTGCTGCTGGTCGACTTCGATCCCCAGGGCGCGCTTTCGGTCGGCCTCGGCATTCAGCCGCACGAACTGGACCAGACGGTCTACAACGTCATCATGGAGCGCTCGGTCAGCATCACCGACGTCATCCGGAAGACCAGGGTGGACGGCGTCGACCTGCTGCCGAGCAACATCGACCTGTCCGCGGCCGAGGTCCAGTTGGTCGCAGAGGTAGGGCGCGAACACACTTTGTTACGGGTGCTTCGTCCGGTCATGAACGACTACGACTATGTTCTTGTCGACTGCCAGCCCTCGCTAGGCCTGCTGACGGTGAACGCACTGACCGCCGCGGACGGTGTGATCATCCCGCTGGAGTGCGAGTTCTTCAGTCTGCGAGGCGTAGCGCTCCTGATCGACACCATCGAGAAGGTGCAGGAACGCCTCAACCCCAAACTGGACATCACCGGGATTCTCGCCACCATGTACGACCCGAGAACCCTGCACTCGAAGGAGGTCATGGCGAGAGTGGTGGAGGCATTCGGCGACACCGTGTTCGACACGGTGATCAACCGCACCGTGCGGTTCCCCGAGACGACGGTCGCGGGCGAGCCGATCACGACGTGGGCTCCCAAATCGGCCGGCGCGGCGGCCTATCGCGCGCTGGCACGCGAGGTGATCGCTCGGTGA
- a CDS encoding CTP synthase, with protein sequence MGLQSRATKYVFVTGGVASSLGKGLTASSLGQLLTARGLRVTMQKLDPYLNVDPGTMNPFQHGEVFVTDDGAETDLDIGHYERFLDRALDGKANVTTGQVYSEVIAKERRGEYLGDTVQVIPHITDEIKSRITAAAGADEDGNSPDVVITEVGGTVGDIESLPFLEACRQVRHDVGRDHCFFLHVSLVPYLAPSGELKTKPTQHSVAALRNIGIQPDALVCRADRELPEDLKRKIGLMCDVDTEAVIACPDAPSIYDIPKVLHREALDAYVVRRLGLPFRDVDWTVWGDLLDRVHNPSETVRVALVGKYIDLPDAYLSVTEALRAGGFAHRAKVQISWVPSDSCETPAGAAAALSDVDGVLVPGGFGVRGIEGKVGAIAYARTHGLPLLGLCLGLQCMVIDAARNLAGIKDANSAEFEDGPNPVISTMADQRDVVAGERDMGGTMRLGAYIAKLKPGSQVAKAYGSTEVSERHRHRYEVNNAYRKRLSDAGLVFSGTSPDDHLVEFVELPADKHPFFVGTQAHPELKSRPTRPHPLFSAFVKAVVDRKVAERLPVELPETAQTGAR encoded by the coding sequence GTGGGACTTCAGTCGCGGGCTACCAAGTATGTCTTTGTCACCGGAGGCGTTGCCTCCTCTCTGGGTAAGGGACTCACGGCTTCCAGCCTGGGTCAGCTCCTTACCGCACGTGGGCTCCGGGTCACGATGCAGAAGCTGGATCCGTACCTCAACGTCGATCCAGGCACCATGAACCCGTTCCAGCACGGTGAGGTGTTCGTCACCGACGACGGCGCCGAAACCGATCTGGACATCGGGCACTACGAGCGTTTTCTCGACCGGGCTCTCGACGGCAAGGCCAACGTCACCACCGGACAGGTGTACTCCGAGGTCATCGCCAAGGAGCGCCGCGGTGAGTACCTCGGCGACACCGTGCAGGTCATCCCGCACATCACCGACGAGATCAAGTCCAGGATCACCGCCGCGGCGGGCGCGGACGAGGACGGGAACAGCCCGGACGTCGTGATCACCGAGGTCGGCGGCACCGTCGGCGACATCGAGTCGCTGCCGTTCCTGGAGGCCTGCCGTCAGGTCCGCCACGACGTCGGCCGCGATCACTGCTTCTTCCTCCATGTCTCGCTGGTCCCGTACCTCGCCCCGTCGGGCGAGCTGAAGACCAAGCCGACCCAGCACTCGGTCGCCGCGCTGCGCAACATCGGCATCCAGCCCGACGCGCTCGTCTGCCGCGCCGACCGTGAGCTGCCGGAGGACCTCAAGCGCAAGATCGGCCTGATGTGCGACGTCGACACCGAGGCCGTCATCGCCTGCCCCGACGCGCCGTCGATCTACGACATCCCGAAGGTGCTGCACCGTGAGGCGCTCGACGCCTACGTGGTGCGCCGTCTCGGGCTGCCGTTCCGCGACGTCGACTGGACCGTGTGGGGCGACCTGCTCGACCGCGTGCACAACCCGTCGGAGACGGTGCGGGTCGCGCTCGTCGGCAAGTACATCGACCTGCCGGACGCGTACCTTTCGGTGACCGAGGCGCTGCGCGCGGGCGGCTTCGCCCATCGCGCCAAGGTGCAGATCTCCTGGGTCCCCTCGGACTCCTGCGAGACCCCGGCCGGCGCGGCCGCCGCGCTGTCCGATGTGGACGGTGTGCTGGTTCCGGGCGGGTTCGGCGTGCGCGGCATCGAGGGCAAGGTCGGCGCCATCGCCTACGCCCGCACCCACGGGCTGCCGCTGCTGGGACTGTGCCTCGGCCTGCAGTGCATGGTGATCGACGCGGCGCGGAACCTGGCGGGCATCAAGGACGCGAACTCGGCCGAGTTCGAGGACGGCCCGAACCCGGTCATCTCCACGATGGCCGACCAGCGCGACGTCGTCGCGGGCGAGCGCGACATGGGCGGAACGATGCGGCTCGGTGCCTACATCGCGAAGCTCAAGCCGGGCTCGCAGGTCGCGAAGGCGTACGGCAGCACCGAGGTCTCCGAGCGGCACCGTCACCGCTACGAGGTCAACAACGCCTACCGCAAGCGCCTTTCCGACGCCGGTCTGGTGTTCTCGGGCACCTCGCCCGACGACCACCTGGTCGAGTTCGTGGAGCTGCCAGCCGACAAGCACCCGTTCTTCGTCGGCACCCAGGCGCACCCGGAGCTCAAGAGCCGCCCGACCCGGCCGCATCCGCTCTTCAGCGCGTTCGTGAAGGCGGTCGTGGACCGCAAGGTCGCCGAGCGGCTGCCGGTCGAGCTGCCCGAGACGGCTCAGACGGGAGCCCGGTGA